Proteins from one Salarias fasciatus chromosome 14, fSalaFa1.1, whole genome shotgun sequence genomic window:
- the rpa1 gene encoding replication protein A 70 kDa DNA-binding subunit encodes MTKLSEGAIEALSNGVTCNEPVLQLVHIRKIDGGNGPARYRVLMSDGRHTMSSFMLSTQLNCMAEDNRLSPNCVCVLRRHVTNILKDGRRVVIILELDVLKHAEEVAGKIGDPTPYTEGQSKGPQTAAPAPEVRAPLQPQNRNEVNRGFNRDFGKKAPSAMPSTPGGGSKVVPIASLNPYQSKWTVRARIINKSSIRTWSNTRGDGKLFSMEMVDESGEIRVTGFNQEVDKFYSLVEVGKVYYVSKASLKIANKQYTSVKNDYEMTLNGESTIIPCDDGGDVPMVQCEFVTIADLESRDKDAIVDVIGVCKSVDEVTRLTTKANREVSKRTLNLMDMSGKVVTVTLWGEEAEKFDGSGQPIVAIKAAKLSDFGGRSLSASFSSTLMINPDIPEAYKLRGWYDKEGHAVDGQSLTELRGSGGGGNTNWKTLTDVKTEHLGHGEKADYYSCIATIVYLRKENCLYQACPSQDCNKKVVDQQNGMFRCEKCDREFPNFKYRLILSANIADSGDNQWVTCFQESAEAILGQNAAYLGQLKDSNESAFDEVFQNANFNTFVFRNRVKLEMYNDESRIKATVVDVKPVDHKDYIKRLIMNIRKLAAQ; translated from the exons ATGACAAAACTGTCAGAAGGCGCCATTGAG gccCTGTCTAATGGCGTCACCTGCAACGAGCCTGTGCTCCAGCTGGTG CACATTCGCAAGATTGATGGAGGAAACGGTCCGGCTCGCTATCGGGTGCTGATGAGCGATGGACGACACACCATGTCAT CCTTCATGCTCTCCACGCAGCTGAACTGCATGGCGGAGGACAACAGGCTGTCGCCAAACTGCGTGTGCGTCCTGAGGAGGCACGTGACCAACATCCTGAAGGATGGACG aCGAGTGGTGATCATTTTGGAGCTGGATGTTCTGAAGCACGCTGAAGAGGTTGCTGGTAAAATAGGCGATCCCACACCTTACACTGAag GTCAGAGTAAAGGCCCTCAGACAGCAGCTCCGGCCCCTGAAGTCCGAGCTCCACTGCAGCCGCAGAACAGAAACGAGG TGAACAGAGGCTTCAACAGAGACTTTGGGAAGAAGGCGCCGTCCGCCATGCCCAGCACCCCGGGGGGAGGCTCCAAAGTGGTGCCCATCGCCAGCCTCAACCCGTACCAGTCCAA GTGGACGGTTCGAGCCCGCATCATCAACAAGAGCAGCATCCGCACCTGGAGCAATACCCGAGGCGACGGCAAGCTCTTCTCCATGGAGATGGTGGACGAGAGC GGGGAAATCCGAGTGACGGGATTCAACCAGGAGGTGGACAAGTTCTACAGCCTGGTGGAGGTTGGCAAG GTCTACTACGTGTCCAAAGCCTCCCTGAAGATCGCCAACAAGCAGTACACCTCCGTCAAGAACGACTACGAGATGACGCTCAACGGGGAGTCCACCATCATCCCCTGCGACGACGGCGGCGACGTTCCCATGGTGCAGTGCGAGTTCGTCACCATCGCCGACCTGGAGAGCAGAGACAAGGACGCCATCGTGG ATGTGATCGGAGTGTGCAAGAGCGTGGACGAGGTGACCCGGCTGACCACCAAGGCCAACCGCGAGGTGTCCAAGAGGACGCTGAACCTGATGGACATGTCGGGGAAGGTGGTGACCGTCACGCTGTGGGGGGAGGAG GCGGAGAAGTTCGACGGCTCCGGGCAGCCCATCGTGGCCATCAAGGCGGCCAAGCTGTCGGACTTCGGGGGCCGCTCGCTGTCGGCGTCCTTCAGCAGCACCTTGATGATCAACCCGGACATCCCCGAGGCCTACAAGCTGCGAGGCTG GTACGATAAGGAGGGCCACGCTGTGGACGGCCAGTCCCTCACCGAGTTgagaggcagcggcggcggcgggaacaCCAACTGGAAGACTCTGACCGACGTCAAGACGGAGCATCTGGGACACGGGGAGAag gcGGACTACTACAGCTGCATCGCCACCATCGTGTACCTGCGCAAGGAGAACTGTCTGTACCAGGCCTGCCCGAGCCAGGACTGCAACAAGAAGGTGGTGGACCAGCAGAACGGCATGTTCCGCTGCGAGAAGTGCGACCGCGAGTTCCCCAACTTCAAGTACCGCCTCATCCTGTCT GCCAACATCGCCGACAGCGGGGACAACCAGTGGGTGACGTGCTTCCAGGAGAGCGCCGAGGCCATCCTGGGGCAGAACGCCGCGTACCTGGGGCAGCTCAAGGACTCG AACGAGAGCGCCTTCGACGAGGTCTTCCAGAATGCCAACTTCAACACCTTCGTCTTCCGCAACCGAGTGAAGCTGGAGATGTACAAC gacgAGTCCAGGATTAAGGCCACGGTGGTGGACGTGAAGCCGGTGGACCATAAGGACTACATCAAGAGGCTGATCATGAACATCCGCAAGCTGGCGGCCCAGTAG
- the serpinf2b gene encoding serpin peptidase inhibitor, clade F (alpha-2 antiplasmin, pigment epithelium derived factor), member 2b has translation MDLCLTLLLLCLCSLGATNAEGAENQSIPLVPLIPLLPSQPIEKDDSNSTAPPEKADVTESGGPNRTSSDEEAGEGCVSVSRGSQSREAVAASIQKLGVQLLRNLETSPEQPNVIISPLSIALALSQLALGAVNETEELLMRHLHENTLPCYHQSLHNLLVHLRNNEVQIATRLFLRQGFKPKQAFLNESLRLYDSEPAILESLQQINGWVENATKGRMTDFLPALPPNLLLLLINAVHFKGEWKARFDSSHTSRGVFHLDEKHVVDVEMMEDAKHPLSLFIDQELEAQVASFPFLNSMSLLVVMPLSGQVNVSSLSANLNISHLYNRLPKERAVQVKVPKFKLEYAQELKEVFTKLGLGDVFSSPNLADMADGPLLVSSVMHKSSMEINEEGAEAAAATTVVISRASNPVFHLTQPFFFALMDDKSQVPIFMGVINNPNPGAPILQKGDSGNVDKVGFPIDKHQTGSYGGPPK, from the exons ATGGACCTCTGCTTGACactcctgctgctctgtctctgcagcctcGGAGCCACT AATGCTGAGGGGGCAGAAAATCAGTCGATCCCGTTGGTCCCCCTCATTCCTCTGCTGCCCAGTCAACCCATAGAG AAAGACGACAGCAACAGCACAGCGCCGCCAGAAAAAGCAGACGTGACAGAAAGCGGCGGGCCCAACAGGACCTCGTCAGACGAGGAGGCGGGTGAAGGCTGTGTGTCGGTCAGCCGCGGCTCCCAGTCCCGGGAGGCCGTCGCGGCCAGCATTCAGAAGCTGGGCGTCCAGCTGCTGCGGAACCTGGAGACCTCGCCAGAGCAGCCAAACGTCATTATATCTCCTTTGAGCATAGCACTCGCCCTCTCCCAGCTGGCTCTAG GTGCAGTAAATGagacggaggagctgctgatgcGCCACCTCCATGAAAACACCCTCCCCTGCTACCACCAGTCTCTACACAACCTCTTAGTACATCTGAGAAACAATGAAGTACAAATTGCCACGCGGCTCTTCCTGCGTCAAG GGTTCAAGCCAAAACAAGCATTTCTCAATGAATCCCTGCGGCTGTATGACTCGGAGCCGGCGATCTTGGAGAGCCTGCAGCAGATAAATGGCTGGGTAGAGAATGCAACGAAAGGACGGATGACTGACTTTCTTCCCGCTCTCCCGCCCAACttgctcctgctgctcatcaATGCTGTCCATTTTAAAG GAGAGTGGAAAGCTCGGTTTGACTCAAGTCATACCTCCAGAGGTGTGTTTCACCTCGATGAAAAGCACGTGGTTGATGTTGAAATGATGGAAGATGCAAAACATCCCCTGAGTTTATTTATTGATCAAGAGCTGGAAGCTCAG GTAGCAAGCTTCCCGTTCCTCAACTCCATGAGTTTGCTGGTGGTCATGCCTCTGTCTGGTCAGGTGAATGTATCCTCGCTTTCTGCGAATCTCAATATTTCTCACTTGTATAATCGTCTGCCTAAAGAGAGAGCTGTGCAGGTGAAAGTCCCCAAATTCAAACTGGAGTACGCTCAAGAGTTAAAGGAGGTTTTCACAAAACTGG GCCTGGGAGACGTGTTTTCCAGCCCGAACCTGGCTGACATGGCAGatggccccctgctggtctccaGCGTGATGCATAAATCCAGCATGGAGATAAACGAGGAGGGTGCGGAGGCGGCGGCAGCCACGACTGTGGTCATCTCACGGGCGTCCAATCCAGTTTTCCACCTCACTCAACCCTTTTTCTTTGCACTTATGGATGATAAGTCACAAGTACCGATCTTCATGGGGGTCATTAACAACCCAAATCCTGGCGCTCCTATTTTGCAGAAAGGAGATTCTGGAAATGTGGATAAAGTGGGATTCCCAATTGATAAGCATCAAACGGGCTCATATGGAGGTCCGCCTAAGTAG
- the wdr81 gene encoding WD repeat-containing protein 81 — protein sequence MDWLIHTVEKDLGVDKRQQGPGPRPQELVALVPVRWVTGLRERRLMRCARFDSVSEAEIRTYLQSSQAKLPQGWTRVCIQGVRKSKLSYRLGRDPFHQQMELLSQGSYVKTMQCVSQHNVRNLWREMHQKLVQTYAGASEQMHVAAVDAVRHALQKLFNSTFISSDRASPSLSPAREKEKESYLPSGSSCFSKSQSDQLCPNVLPAECLLETAEMLYVILPYTQYSLHDIVSFSPAKLANSHAKVLFILYQLLTALQACHAAGLSCGELSLQDIAVDEQLCSRLKINLTHYEELGMDSNAASGRQEPKRMLPSEKACVSQENKRLCNDCFGELKTLVLDWVHGRVSNFRYLMELNRLAGRREGDPNYHPVLPWVVDFTVPFGKFRDLRRSKFRLNKGDKQLDFTYEMTKEALAAAAGNGVGGGGVSGDLGGCGGSGSSGQSDHLHVPHHISDVLSDITYYVYKARQTPKSVLCSHVRSQWEPNEYPASMERMQSWTPDECIPEFYTDPSIFRSIHPDMPDLDVPSWCKSCEEFIEVHRRLLESREVSQHLHQWIDLTFGYKLSGKEAVKAKNVCLHLVDNHTNLTSYGVVQLFDQPHPPRLSPTQYAPAEPPFLGLAAVNVPSLQIPPIDTVTDTVDGMVPESTGCESSSWTMVDRDEELEQGTEALDSLATTGSSTTASCSVPLPSISTMEGKAGGEHTALIVSQSPSSFPGDFTSGVGPSLRSAMLQRSGPVNKKHVEGHVTATNAEEIKITLPEGFNPLQPLEELEKLNNFLVKCLHAEVGHSVVSTGSTRGGLINESLPSLTQLYQRDMQAFGVLIAEIFYSAKLRGLKPSAPLRQRFQAVMKLCSASLRDVPLSLHHALETLLFIEKNSEVAQTEFPDCPSPLLFKYDPICDGLPPPNPHQLLNSFITPFPFPPFFAALHRFIFSYHTKMGTMGCLQGRDVVFHLWQQLEALLQSDITAEGLEILLPFILALMLEESTAVYAAWYLFEPISKVLGPRNANKYLLKPLINVYENPHCLRGRFYLYTDCFILQLIVRLGLQAFLSNLLPHVLQVITGFERSVTDSAGESLKGIRSGMCNLGEEEEEDFQCGEVRASSGSVGGSSGGASGGVGVVGDSGLINYSSGISLNDQVFLSETEDFQNGFCVNNGAGVTAGKQSSQNSAAKDQDQESLSVGKLSDKSSTSELSLGDDSMRDRASLKSADSSQDLKHASEGEEGAELEEEEVTETNEDKERMGDPAALNLELSLSGCTETSVGTVATLEGEFVNGLTLEETEKGIVGGQEEDDHDPSESEEKEHKILLDTVCKTVRWLSAKLGPTVTARYVARNLLRLLTNCYIGLENHQFVAPVTEESSLEGVGMGSVYEKKPVVGDHTAGPVLDCLIYIAQLYGEPVLTYQYLPYIGYLVSPPSSQRLNTRKEASLLGAVALTQKIIVFLSDTTLMDMLMKINQDVLLPLLDLLTTPCMGFPSGVQTRTAVCLKTLSLMALICLRIGREMVQQHMADTLSRFFAIFSLLHCLQPQLEAAPRRIVGEVTVVDVCTPKEPNVTYELGVLEELQTVFNPEMAHASYIPFYCLIGDAAIRKLVPNHELVWQLAQSYHQSVSHRGAETNPTSTSRSDAHPSSRRAGYSPFPAPSTSSTSVGDSLPESGTFGSHLVGNRIQVSQDADYGGSSSVGLASSWGRSSHTTPNITASSTFTTPSSGTPSFASSWVTGPAPEDSALKQELPRSSRSLQGNWLAYWQYEIGLNQQDPHFHFHQIRLQSFPGHSSTTKCLAPLAGEDYFLSGSKDKTVKLWPLYNHGDGTQEVEPRLTYAEHRKSVFYVGQLEASQEVVSCDGTVHLWDQYTGKHIRSYEAVDGKNPITAVTTMPAPHSSVVFGSADSVLRFIDPRKPGLQHEFRLAYNNVSAGLIRYLAVSPSGRTVAAGFSSGFIVLLDARTGLILRGWPAHEGDILQMKAAEGNLVISSSTDYSLTVWKDLEHKPLRQYKSQSDPIHAFDLYGSEIVTGTVANKIGVYSMADISMSPISSTKLSSENFRGTLTSLAVLPTKRLLLLGSENGAIRLLA from the exons ATGGATTGGTTGATACACACAGTTGAGAAAGACTTGGGTGTTGACAAGCGGCAGCAGGGCCCCGGACCCCGTCCTCAGGAACTTGTAGCCCTTGTTCCTGTGCGCTGGGTGACGGGCCTGAGGGAGAGGAGGTTAATGCGCTGTGCTCGCTTTGACAGCGTCAGTGAGGCAGAAATTCGCACATACCTTCAGTCCTCCCAAGCAAAGTTGCCCCAAGGATGGACTCGAGTGTGTATCCAGGGTGTGAGGAAGAGCAAGCTGAGCTACAGACTCGGCAGGGACCCGTTCCACCAGCAGATGGAATTGCTGTCACAGGGTTCCTATGTGAAAAccatgcagtgtgtgtcacagcATAATGTCAG GAATCTATGGCGTGAAATGCACCAAAAACTTGTGCAGACATATGCAGGAGCCAGTGAGCAGATGCACGTCGCTGCTGTCGATGCAGTGCGTCATGCGTTACAGAAACTCTTTAATTCTACGTTCATCTCATCCGACAGAGCGTCaccatctctctctccagccagagagaaagagaaggaaagcTACCTGCCGTCTGGTTCGTCATGCTTCTCCAAGTCACAGTCTGACCAGCTATGTCCTAATGTTCTGCCTGCAGAGTGTCTGCTGgagacagcagaaatgctgtaTGTGATTCTTCCTTACACTCAGTATTCCCTACACGACATTGTTTCTTTCAGCCCAGCCAAGCTTGCTAACAGCCATGCCAAAGTGTTGTTCATTCTTTACCAGCTCCTAACAGCTCTGCAGGCATGTCATGCAGCTGGCCTGTCATGTGGAGAGCTGTCTCTTCAGGACATAGCAGTTGACGAACAACTCTGCAGCCGTCTTAAGATCAATCTTACACATTATGAGGAACTCGGGATGGACAGTAATGCAGCAAGTGGCAGACAAGAGCCAAAAAGAATGTTGCCGAGTGAAAAGGCCTGTGTAAGCCAAGAGAACAAGAGACTGTGCAACGACTGCTTCGGCGAGCTGAAGACACTCGTTCTGGATTGGGTCCATGGGCGTGTCAGCAACTTTCGCTACTTGATGGAACTGAACAGGTTAGCAGGACGGAGAGAAGGTGACCCGAATTATCACCCGGTGCTGCCGTGGGTGGTGGATTTTACTGTGCCATTTGGAAAGTTTCGGGACCTCAGGAGGTCAAAGTTTAGGCTCAACAAGGGAGACAAGCAGTTGGACTTTACATACGAGATGACCAAAGAGGCtttggcagcagcagcgggaaaCGGCGTTGGTGGAGGTGGTGTAAGTGGAGACCTTGGTGGCTGTGGAGGTTCTGGCAGTTCAGGGCAGTCTGACCACCTTCACGTACCTCATCACATATCTGACGTGCTTTCAGACATCACCTACTATGTCTACAAAGCCAGACAGACGCCCAAATCAGTTCTGTGCAGCCATGTAAGATCCCAGTGGGAGCCCAATGAATACCCAGCCAGTATGGAGCGCATGCAGAGCTGGACCCCTGACGAGTGCATTCCAGAGTTCTACACAGATCCCTCCATTTTTCGCTCCATCCACCCTGACATGCCAGACCTGGATGTGCCTTCTTGGTGCAAGTCTTGTGAAGAGTTTATTGAGGTGCATCGCCGCCttctggagagcagagaggtaTCCCAGCATTTGCATCAATGGATAGACCTCACATTTGGCTATAAGCTGTCTGGGAAAGAAGCTGTCAAGGCCAAGAATGTGTGCCTGCATCTTGTGGACAACCACACCAATCTCACTAGCTATGGTGTAGTTCAGCTGTTTGACCAGCCTCACCCACCCCGCCTGTCACCGACCCAGTATGCCCCAGCAGAACCTCCTTTCCTTGGTCTTGCTGCTGTTAATGTGCCTTCTCTCCAAATCCCTCCAATCGACACCGTGACTGACACTGTGGATGGAATGGTGCCAGAGTCCACAGGCTGCGAGTCCAGCAGCTGGACTATGGTGGACAGAGATGAAGAACTTGAGCAAGGAACTGAAGCCCTGGACTCATTAGCGACCACTGGCTCATCCACTACTGCATCTTGCTCTGTACCACTTCCCAGCATCAGTACCATGGAAGGAAAAGCAGGAGGCGAGCACACGGCACTTATTGTATCACAGTCTCCAAGTTCATTTCCTGGTGACTTCACAAGTGGCGTGGGACCTAGTTTACGAAGTGCCATGTTACAAAGAAGTGGACCAGTGAACAAAAAGCATGTGGAAGGCCATGTGACTGCCACCAATGCAGAGGAAATTAAGATCACTCTCCCTGAAGGTTTCAACCCGCTGCAGCCtttggaggagctggagaagctgaacaATTTCTTGGTGAAATGTCTTCATGCTGAAGTTGGGCATTCTGTAGTTTCTACTGGCAGTACAAGAGGGGGCCTGATAAATGAGTCTTTACCCTCTCTCACACAACTCTACCAAAGAGACATGCAGGCCTTTGGCGTTCTCATCGCTGAGATATTTTACTCTGCTAAACTGAGAGGATTGAAGCCAAGCGCCCCACTCCGACAGCGTTTCCAAGCTGTCATGAAGCTATGCTCTGCCAGTCTCCGTGATGTGCCACTGTCTTTGCACCATGCTCTCGAGACGCTTCTGTTCATAGAGAAGAACTCTGAAGTAGCGCAAACAGAATTTCCAGATTGCCCCAGTCCCCTTCTTTTTAAATATGATCCCATCTGTGATGGTCTCCCtcccccaaacccccaccagCTGTTGAACTCCTTCATCACCCCCTTcccttttcctcctttttttgcGGCTCTCCATCGCTTTATCTTTTCCTACCATACCAAGATGGGAACGATGGGTTGTCTTCAAGGAAGGGACGTTGTCTTTCACCTGTGGCAGCAGCTGGAAGCACTGCTGCAGAGTGACATAACTGCAGAGGGCCTTGAAATTCTCTTGCCCTTCATTCTCGCACTCATGCTTGAGGAGTCAACAGCTGTTTATGCAGCCTGGTACCTTTTTGAGCCCATTTCCAAAGTACTTGGCCCCAGAAATGCCAATAAGTACTTACTGAAGCCATTAATCAACGTGTATGAAAACCCTCACTGCCTTCGGGGTCGCTTCTATCTTTATACGGACTGTTTCATCCTGCAGCTGATTGTGAGGCTCGGCCTGCAGGCCTTCCTCTCCAACCTCCTCCCCCATGTGCTGCAGGTCATCACAGGCTTTGAACGCAGTGTCACAGATTCTGCGGGCGAATCTTTGAAAGGTATTCGGTCTGGCATGTGTAatctgggggaggaggaggaagaggacttTCAGTGTGGCGAGGTGCGGGCGTCATCTGGGTCAGTTGGTGGGAGTAGTGGCGGAGCCAGTGGAGGAGTCGGGGTGGTAGGAGACAGTGGGCTGATTAACTACTCTTCTGGCATCAGTCTGAACGATCAAGTGTTCCTGTCCGAGACCGAGGACTTTCAGAACGGGTTCTGTGTCAACAATGGAGCAGGAGTGACTGCTGGGAAGCAGTCCAGCCAAAACTCTGCAGCCAAGGATCAAGACCAGGAGTCTTTAAGTGTCGGGAAGCTAAGTGACAAAAGCAGCACAAGTGAACTGTCTCTAGGTGACGATTCAATGCGGGATCGAGCCAGTCTGAAATCAGCCGACAGCAGCCAGGACCTGAAACACGccagtgaaggagaggagggagcagagctggaggaagaggaggtgaccGAAACTAATGAGGACAAAGAGAGGATGGGTGACCCAGCTGCTCTCAACCTTGAGCTCTCGCTTTCGGGTTGCACTGAAACATCAGTGGGCACGGTTGCAACTCTGGAGGGTGAATTTGTGAATGGGCTGACACTGGAGGAGACCGAGAAAGGGATTGTTGGTGGACAGGAAGAGGATGACCACGATCCATCAGAGTCTGAGGAGAAAGAGCATAAGATTCTTTTAG ATACAGTCTGCAAAACAGTCCGATGGCTTTCAGCAAAACTTGGACCAACAGTGACGGCACGATACGTAGCCAGAAACTTGCTCCGACTGCTCACAAATTGTTACATTG GACTTGAAAACCACCAGTTTGTGGCACCTGTTACTGAGGAGAGCAGCTTGGAGGGTGTAGGAATGGGCAGTGTTTATGAGAAGAAACCTGTGGTTGGTGACCACACAGCTGGACCTGTGCTGGACTGTCTCATCTACATCGCTCAGCTGTATGGCGAGCCCGTGCTCACCTACCAGTATCTGCCTTACATCGGATATCTG GTGTCTCCACCGTCATCACAGCGTCTTAACACACGAAAAGAAGCAAGTCTGCTCGGAGCTGTCGCACTTACACAGAAGATCATCGTCTTTCTGTCGGACACCACTCTAATGGACATGCTTATGAAGATCAATCAGGATGTTCTTCTGCCTCTGCTGGACCTGCTTACCACTCCCTGTATGGG GTTTCCCAGCGGAGTACAAACACGCACTGCCGTCTGTCTGAAGACTCTCAGCCTAATGGCTCTCATCTGTCTGCGCATCGGGAGGGAGATGGTGCAACAGCATATGGCTGACACGCTGAGTCGCTTCTTCGCCATTTTTTCTCTGCTGCATTGCCTGCAGCCTCAG ctggaagctgCTCCTCGCAGAATTGTGGGAGAAGTGACAGTGGTGGATGTCTGTACACCCAAGGAGCCCAATGTGACGTATGAGTTGGGGGTTTTGGAGGAGTTGCAGACTGTTTTCAACCCCGAGATGGCCCATGCCTCCTATATTCCTTTCTACTGCCTCATAG GTGACGCAGCAATTCGAAAGCTGGTCCCCAATCACGAGCTGGTCTGGCAGTTGGCCCAGTCCTATCATCAGAGCGTGAGTCACAGGGGTGCAGAGACCAACCCCACTTCTACATCCAGATCGGACGCTCATCCGTCCTCGAGACGAGCAGGTTACAGCCCGTTCCCCGCGCCCTCGACAAGCTCCACCTCTGTGGGAGACTCCCTTCCTGAGTCGGGAACATTTGGGAGTCACCTTGTAGGAAATCGCATCCAGGTGTCTCAAGACGCTGACTATGGTGGAAGCTCCAGCGTTGGCTTGGCCAGCTCGTGGGGGCGCTCCAGCCACACCACCCCTAACATCACCGCTTCGTCCACCTTCACCACTCCATCCAGTGGCACGCCGTCGTTTGCTtcgtcctgggtgacgggccccGCCCCCGAGGACAGCGCCCTGAAGCAGGAGCTCCCTCGAAGCAGCCGCTCCCTGCAGGGAAACTGGCTGGCATACTGGCAGTACGAGATCGGACTCAACCAGCAAGATCCTCACTTCCACTTCCATCAGATCAGACTGCAGAGCTTCCCGGGTCACTCCAGCACAACCAAGTGCttggcgcctctggctggagaggaTTACTTCCTGTCTGGAAGTAAAGACAAGACGGTGAAGCTGTGGCCTCTTTATAATCATGGCGATGGGACTCAAGAGGTGGAGCCCAGGCTCACGTACGCTGAGCATCGAAAGTCGGTGTTCTACGTGGGACAGCTGGAGGCTTCTCAGGAGGTGGTCAGCTGTGACGGCACCGTGCACCTGTGGGACCAGTACACAG GAAAGCACATTCGCTCGTATGAAGCTGTAGATGGGAAGAATCCCATCACGGCTGTCACCACGATGCCAGCCCCAcacagcagtgttgtttttggcagtgCAGATTCTGTTCTCCGCTTCATTGATCCCCGCAAACCTGGACTGCAG CACGAGTTTCGTCTGGCGTACAACAATGTGAGCGCCGGACTCATCCGGTATTTGGCCGTGAGCCCATCCGGACGCACCGTGGCCGCAGGTTTCTCCTCGGGCTTCATTGTTCTGCTGGATGCTCGCACGGGGCTCATATTGAGGGGCTGGCCGGCACATGAGGGCGATATCCTCCAAATGAAG GCGGCAGAAGGAAACCTGGTCATCAGTTCCTCCACCGACTACTCTCTGACTGTGTGGAAAGACCTTGAACACAAGCCGCTTCGCCAGTACAAGTCCCAGTCTGACCCCATCCATGCCTTTGACCTTTACGGTTCGGAGATCGTCACTGGAACCGTGGCCAATAAAATCGGGGTGTACTCCATGGCCGACATCTCCATGAGCCCGATCAGCAGCACCAAGCTGAGCTCGGAGAACTTCCGCGGCACTCTGACCAGCCTGGCGGTTCTGCCCACCaaaaggctgctgctgctgggctccGAGAACGGTGCCATTAGGTTATTAGCTTAG